One segment of Bacillus sp. 2205SS5-2 DNA contains the following:
- a CDS encoding LCP family glycopolymer transferase translates to MRADKHKKKKRWIKIFGFLSILLFVAAGSYVYSIYHSLNNTMVAMNENEARAKSDKREENLSLNKKQPFSVLLLGVDERQGDRGRSDTMIVVTVNPQENSTKMVSIPRDTRTEIIGKDFEDKINHAYAYGGIDMSLDTVEAFLDIPIDYYAKINMEGLEDIVNAVGGVTVQNELNFTYKGKTFTEGTLTLNGEEALLFSRMRKNDPNNDFGRQARQRQIIQAIIKEGASVSSLWNFGDIFKSIGNNVKTNLSLAEMVDIQQNYKSATQNINQRQLEGSGAMISNGEKEIYYYIVAKEEQQIVQQELKKHLNL, encoded by the coding sequence TTGAGAGCTGATAAGCATAAAAAAAAGAAACGTTGGATTAAAATATTCGGTTTCCTATCGATTCTTCTATTCGTAGCCGCTGGTTCGTATGTCTACTCCATTTACCATTCACTAAATAATACGATGGTGGCGATGAATGAAAATGAGGCACGAGCAAAGTCGGATAAACGTGAGGAAAATTTAAGTCTTAACAAGAAACAGCCTTTTTCCGTTCTATTGCTTGGAGTTGATGAACGACAAGGGGACAGAGGACGTTCCGATACGATGATCGTCGTGACCGTAAATCCACAGGAGAATTCCACCAAAATGGTCAGTATCCCACGAGACACCCGTACTGAAATCATCGGAAAAGACTTTGAAGACAAAATTAACCACGCTTACGCCTACGGGGGCATCGACATGTCTTTGGATACCGTGGAAGCCTTCCTCGATATTCCAATTGACTATTACGCAAAAATCAATATGGAAGGATTAGAAGATATCGTCAATGCAGTCGGTGGCGTAACCGTCCAAAACGAGTTGAACTTTACTTACAAAGGTAAGACATTCACCGAAGGTACACTAACGCTGAACGGCGAAGAAGCCCTTCTATTTTCACGAATGAGAAAAAATGATCCCAATAACGATTTCGGAAGACAAGCCAGACAACGACAGATTATCCAAGCCATCATCAAAGAAGGAGCGAGCGTCTCGTCTCTTTGGAATTTCGGCGATATCTTCAAATCAATCGGAAACAACGTGAAAACCAATCTGTCCCTCGCTGAAATGGTCGATATTCAACAGAACTACAAGAGCGCCACCCAGAACATCAACCAGAGACAACTCGAAGGCTCAGGGGCGATGATCAGCAATGGCGAAAAAGAAATCTATTATTATATTGTGGCGAAAGAAGAGCAACAAATAGTGCAGCAGGAATTGAAAAAGCATCTAAACCTTTAA
- a CDS encoding efflux RND transporter periplasmic adaptor subunit encodes MMKKKNLLLLFSILLITLNVFFIQRNLSSIPKISYIADWDYVGTSTLRDVLKSEGVVVPLDEFYVTIDENRSFSEIFVEEGDTIEVGTPLFAYDSDELDEEVAEVERQKDVVDVEIKSVKTYISNLKSTSRSLPSFNSTGEEDHSEEKASKLQIEYSLDADIAAAEVKLDLLEAQSLKYKDELIDLKNEQSGGTVESKVAGIVGEISYSLDNPFITIKSDSTMITGTLSEAETATVKPAMKTVVTSLVLKESFDGAVSEIETYPAQEPDSMTESRYPYSILLTPEEEEVNEFSDSDGESEDLDADEDTETDEDVEIPVEEAETLWPGYHVSVDIITAEATDVNVLPKKSVEMNGLDYFVWGIRPNGSTMKIHVTKGLEVNNLMEVKDGIEKGDLFLPNKKAIAGDQSPIITPLHPSQVKVKELKEMNRYLIMKNILFGLVER; translated from the coding sequence ATGATGAAAAAAAAGAACCTACTCTTATTATTTAGCATTTTATTGATCACCCTGAATGTCTTTTTCATTCAACGGAATCTCTCATCCATTCCGAAAATAAGTTACATTGCCGATTGGGATTATGTGGGTACTTCCACTTTGCGCGATGTGCTAAAGTCGGAGGGGGTTGTCGTCCCATTGGATGAATTCTATGTAACTATTGACGAAAATCGCTCGTTCTCTGAGATTTTCGTCGAAGAAGGCGACACAATCGAGGTCGGCACACCACTTTTCGCTTACGATTCGGATGAACTAGACGAAGAGGTGGCAGAAGTAGAGCGTCAAAAAGACGTAGTAGATGTTGAAATTAAAAGTGTTAAAACATATATTTCTAATTTAAAATCTACCTCGCGCTCACTACCAAGCTTCAACTCCACGGGGGAAGAAGATCATAGCGAAGAAAAAGCAAGTAAGCTTCAAATCGAGTACAGCCTCGATGCTGACATCGCCGCTGCGGAAGTGAAGCTCGACTTACTTGAGGCACAGTCATTGAAGTATAAAGATGAACTGATTGATTTGAAAAATGAACAATCCGGTGGAACGGTTGAAAGCAAAGTAGCTGGCATTGTAGGAGAGATCTCCTACTCATTGGACAACCCTTTTATCACCATAAAATCCGATAGCACGATGATTACCGGTACACTTTCAGAAGCCGAAACCGCTACCGTGAAGCCAGCCATGAAAACAGTTGTCACCTCTCTCGTCCTTAAGGAATCTTTCGACGGGGCGGTCAGTGAAATTGAAACCTATCCAGCTCAAGAACCGGACTCCATGACCGAAAGTCGCTACCCTTACTCCATTCTGCTGACACCGGAAGAAGAGGAAGTGAATGAATTCTCTGATAGTGACGGGGAATCTGAAGATCTTGATGCTGACGAGGATACGGAGACTGATGAAGACGTAGAAATCCCTGTTGAAGAAGCGGAAACCCTTTGGCCTGGCTATCATGTCAGCGTCGACATCATCACCGCTGAAGCAACCGACGTCAACGTCCTTCCGAAGAAAAGTGTCGAAATGAACGGACTAGACTATTTCGTCTGGGGCATCCGTCCAAATGGCTCCACGATGAAAATACACGTCACAAAAGGTCTCGAAGTCAACAACCTAATGGAAGTAAAAGACGGTATCGAAAAAGGCGACCTCTTCCTCCCAAACAAAAAAGCTATAGCCGGGGATCAATCGCCCATCATCACCCCCCTTCATCCCTCACAAGTAAAGGTGAAGGAACTGAAAGAGATGAATCGATATTTAATCATGAAGAATATTCTTTTTGGATTAGTTGAAAGATAA